One Sediminibacillus dalangtanensis genomic region harbors:
- a CDS encoding ion transporter, protein MSANKHISNQQHVPRNKLGEIAENKYFQAIVIAIIVLNGLVIIAETYFVGNRMLQVLDRIIIWIFVVEMVIKLAGLGAKRYFSDNWNVFDFLIVAASLIFYTAPFVTVVRLVRVLRLLRMIPAVPALRKIVDSLMRSIPALTGILGLTVLIFSIYAIIGTTYFRDVLPAEYFGSFHASLFTLTQVVTFESWASQVARPVINEIPWAWIYFISFIVIGALVILNLVVAVIVDFLSQEGEDLHQDQLEKLSKDNQELKAEIREIKQLLLERKNPEVDSEEER, encoded by the coding sequence ATGTCAGCAAACAAACATATATCAAATCAGCAGCATGTTCCCAGAAATAAACTCGGGGAGATAGCTGAAAATAAATACTTTCAAGCAATTGTCATTGCGATCATTGTGTTAAATGGATTAGTCATCATTGCCGAAACCTATTTTGTGGGCAATCGAATGCTCCAAGTATTGGATCGGATCATTATTTGGATATTCGTGGTGGAAATGGTGATCAAATTGGCCGGACTCGGGGCTAAAAGGTACTTCTCGGATAATTGGAATGTCTTTGACTTTTTGATCGTGGCTGCAAGCTTGATTTTTTATACAGCCCCGTTTGTTACGGTTGTACGGCTGGTACGAGTCCTGCGTCTGTTAAGAATGATCCCTGCTGTTCCGGCATTACGAAAAATCGTCGACTCTTTAATGCGGTCGATTCCAGCTTTAACAGGAATACTGGGCTTGACGGTATTGATCTTTTCCATTTACGCGATTATCGGCACCACCTATTTCAGAGATGTCTTGCCGGCTGAATACTTTGGCAGCTTCCATGCTTCCCTGTTCACCTTGACGCAAGTGGTCACATTTGAATCGTGGGCCAGCCAGGTTGCAAGACCGGTAATCAACGAAATACCATGGGCCTGGATTTACTTTATCTCCTTCATCGTCATCGGCGCCTTGGTAATCCTCAACCTGGTAGTAGCGGTGATTGTAGACTTCCTCAGTCAGGAAGGCGAAGATCTACATCAGGATCAGTTGGAAAAGCTATCGAAAGATAACCAGGAACTAAAAGCGGAAATTCGGGAGATCAAGCAACTGCTTCTTGAGCGGAAGAACCCAGAGGTCGACAGTGAGGAAGAGCGGTAA
- a CDS encoding histidine phosphatase family protein: protein MELVFTRHGQGEHTLNPPESLHMTDPGLTEAGILQAKSLRKQFPLSETELIISSPLRRTLQTTQIWSEGTDCTKMVSPLVSPRMFPQNPEWETLPCDTLLPREKVTEEFNDFFIEEQSGEWWSKGINKISEQAFARIAKKFLNRCKQTGKKRIYIVSHDGTITSYRQYITGEKLSRSDFPKETVDLKISF, encoded by the coding sequence ATGGAATTAGTATTTACCAGGCACGGACAAGGAGAACATACCTTGAATCCACCTGAAAGTTTACATATGACAGACCCCGGATTAACCGAAGCAGGAATCCTTCAGGCAAAATCACTTCGAAAGCAGTTCCCTTTATCAGAAACAGAACTAATTATCAGCAGTCCTCTAAGAAGAACGTTACAAACAACTCAAATATGGAGTGAGGGTACTGACTGTACGAAAATGGTGAGCCCGCTCGTCTCTCCAAGAATGTTTCCTCAAAATCCAGAGTGGGAGACCTTGCCTTGTGATACGCTCCTTCCAAGAGAAAAAGTAACAGAAGAATTCAATGATTTTTTCATAGAAGAACAATCTGGTGAGTGGTGGTCAAAAGGAATCAATAAGATTTCTGAACAAGCGTTTGCGCGTATTGCAAAAAAATTCCTGAATAGGTGTAAGCAAACAGGCAAAAAAAGAATTTATATCGTTTCGCATGATGGAACCATTACTTCTTATAGACAATACATCACGGGTGAAAAATTATCTCGTAGCGACTTTCCAAAAGAAACTGTCGACTTGAAAATAAGTTTTTAA
- a CDS encoding 8-oxo-dGTP diphosphatase gives MNGNINYKFWTTCMIKDKNRVLLLNRQHDALKGYIPPGGKVEFPESFVDGAIREVREETGLAVRNLVYKGLYEFVNEEKSDRYIIFNYITEDFSGELLENPPEGEPTWIQIDKAMQLPMQVATKLSFPYLFEEGTFEMQIYWDIEQNQEGKVTVKRT, from the coding sequence GTGAACGGAAATATTAATTATAAATTTTGGACCACCTGTATGATAAAAGATAAAAACAGAGTATTGCTGCTAAACAGGCAGCATGATGCGTTAAAAGGCTATATTCCTCCTGGTGGAAAAGTGGAGTTTCCGGAAAGTTTTGTAGATGGCGCAATTCGTGAAGTGAGGGAGGAGACTGGACTAGCGGTGAGAAATCTGGTCTACAAAGGTCTGTATGAATTTGTGAATGAAGAAAAAAGCGATCGTTATATCATTTTTAATTACATAACGGAAGACTTCAGCGGCGAACTGCTAGAAAATCCACCAGAGGGAGAACCGACTTGGATACAAATAGATAAGGCCATGCAACTTCCAATGCAGGTCGCAACGAAGTTGAGCTTTCCTTATCTGTTTGAAGAAGGTACTTTTGAAATGCAAATCTATTGGGATATTGAACAAAATCAAGAAGGAAAAGTGACTGTTAAACGGACTTGA
- a CDS encoding aspartate/glutamate racemase family protein produces MKTIGLIGGMSWESSVEYYRIINEEVKNKLGGLHSAKCLLYSVDFEEIERYQAEGDWESAGKHLGEVAFSLEKAGADFIVICTNTMHKVIDYIEDKVEIPVLHIADATATQIRTARIKTVGLLGTKYTMEQDFYKARLESNGINVVVPDEDERTKVNSIIYDELCLGEIASSSKDYYKQVIRHLVKNGAEGIILGCTEIGLLVKPEDAAVPLFDTTVIHAREAVKKALDLTKPKQD; encoded by the coding sequence TTGAAAACGATAGGACTTATAGGTGGCATGAGCTGGGAATCTTCCGTAGAGTATTACCGAATTATCAATGAAGAAGTGAAAAACAAGTTAGGCGGTTTACATTCGGCTAAATGTCTGTTGTATAGTGTGGACTTTGAGGAGATTGAACGTTATCAAGCGGAAGGCGATTGGGAAAGTGCTGGAAAGCATTTAGGTGAAGTCGCATTTTCTCTTGAGAAAGCGGGCGCGGACTTTATCGTGATTTGCACCAACACGATGCACAAAGTGATTGATTACATAGAAGACAAAGTGGAAATACCTGTTTTGCATATCGCTGATGCCACGGCAACTCAAATTCGAACTGCCCGTATAAAAACAGTAGGATTGCTCGGAACAAAGTACACGATGGAACAAGATTTTTATAAGGCGCGATTGGAATCAAACGGAATCAACGTTGTAGTTCCGGACGAAGACGAACGGACTAAGGTGAACAGTATTATTTATGATGAATTATGTTTGGGTGAAATTGCCTCTTCCTCAAAGGATTATTACAAACAGGTTATTCGCCATTTAGTGAAAAATGGGGCAGAAGGGATCATTTTAGGATGCACGGAAATAGGCTTACTAGTTAAACCGGAAGACGCAGCAGTCCCTTTGTTTGATACGACAGTTATTCATGCAAGAGAAGCAGTAAAAAAGGCGTTAGACCTTACCAAACCCAAGCAGGATTAA
- a CDS encoding alpha/beta fold hydrolase, translated as MKKTVLFVHSAGPQGQDQGSGNLSSYLNKELGDNYNVVSPEMPEPENPVYAFWKNQLEKELHKLTGDVILIGHSLGGSVLLKYLTEHSCHLHFSGLFIIASPYWGLEENWRSKEFTLQPNFEQKLPAIPNLFLYHSVDEDIVPFAHHLAYAEKLPQATTRELEGKQHLFLHGLPTLVQDIEGLEAAR; from the coding sequence ATGAAAAAAACGGTGTTGTTTGTTCATAGTGCTGGTCCACAAGGTCAAGATCAGGGAAGCGGCAACTTGTCTTCCTATTTAAACAAGGAGCTTGGAGATAACTATAACGTTGTTTCTCCTGAAATGCCTGAACCAGAAAATCCAGTGTATGCATTTTGGAAGAATCAGCTCGAAAAAGAACTCCATAAACTTACTGGAGACGTGATTTTAATTGGTCATTCATTGGGTGGTTCTGTCTTGCTTAAATATTTAACGGAGCACTCGTGTCACCTCCATTTCTCCGGTTTGTTTATTATTGCCTCCCCATATTGGGGGCTGGAAGAAAATTGGAGGTCAAAAGAATTTACACTCCAGCCTAATTTCGAACAAAAGCTCCCTGCCATACCGAATTTGTTCCTTTATCATAGTGTGGATGAAGACATCGTTCCTTTTGCACACCATCTTGCATATGCTGAAAAGCTTCCACAAGCAACCACAAGGGAACTGGAAGGAAAACAGCATTTATTTCTTCACGGATTGCCTACACTGGTCCAAGATATAGAGGGCCTGGAAGCTGCTCGTTAA